CTGAAATTGGCGTCTGCCCGCAGACCATTAATAATGAAATCAAGCGAGGTACAGTAGATCAGGTCAAGAAGAGTAATGGCAAGCGCGTCTACCATCGACAATACCTGCCAGAGGCTGCTCAGGCTCGTTACGAGACTGCACGCTTGAGCTGCCATCGTCCTGACAAGTTCGCCAGCGTACAGGTCTTCTTAGCCTGGTACGTACAGCGAGCTAAGCAGGACAAATGGTCGCCGGATGCTTCAATCGGCTATGCCAAGCGACACAAGCTGTTTACTCCTGAAGAGCTTGTTTGTGCCTCGACTTTGTACCAGTACATTGACGACCAACGCCTAGAGATTCGAAATATCGACCTGTTGGAGAAGACTAAGCGGAAGACCTCTCACCAGCACCACACCAAGGCTAAGCGCCTGGCTGGCCGCAGTATCGAGGAACGGCCTAAGGTCGTTGAACGACGCAGGCAGTTCGGTCACTGGGAGATGGATACCATTGTCGGTAAACGCAATGGCAAGGAGAGCGTCATCTTGACTCTGATTGAGCGCAAGACCCGTTGCCAACTTCTCCGCTTGATCGAAGGACGAGATGCAGACTCTGTGAGCTATGCATTGCGTGGAATCAAGCGCGAATGGGGAGCTTGCATCAAGACCATCACAGCCGACAACGGACCCGAGTTCACCGCCTTAAATACTGCTTTTGCTGGGACGGAAACTGAGATCTTCTACGCCCATCCTTACACGTCCTGCGACCGTGGCACCAACGAGGCACATAACCGGATGATCCGCCAGGACTTCCCTAAGGGCATGTCCCTAGATGACATTAGCCCTAGTCAAGTGCAGGCCACGCAAGACCGCTTGAATCAGTTGCCTCGCAAACAACAGGGCTACTGCACACCCCAGCAAAACTTTGAGGCCGAAGCTCGGCGCGTTCGCCGCATGGCCCAGTAGTCTCTCTAGCGCCACAACTTCTATTTGATAACGGCCTGTTCTGGGATTGTCCTCAACGACTGGCTAACTTGTTCTTGCAATTTACGGAAAAAACAAAAAGAGAGTATTTGTTTGCATACTCGATTGCCTGTTTTCTCTATGATGATCTAGAAAGTGATTTTGATTTGCAAATACCCGAGTCCGAAATAGCTTATTTAGCCATTCACATTCAGCTGGTTTTAACTGAGGAAACCAAAAATGTTATTCCAACAAAATTGGTATTTCAGGGTAAAAAGGCCGAGGGAGAATTGTTTCGATATAAGATTCAAACCTATTTTCCCAGATTAGAGATCGAGGCCGTCACACCGGCAATAGATCAATCAGACATTGAAAAGTATCAACTGATCATCTGCTGCGGCTTTCAAGAAACCACTAGTGTTATTAGTTCTAAGGTCATTGAAATTAGCAAAGAAATGGATACGCGTGATATTGCAAAGATTCAAAACTTTGTAGAAACAATTGGGACAGCCTCTTTAATTCAACAGCTTGATT
Above is a window of Lacticaseibacillus casei DSM 20011 = JCM 1134 = ATCC 393 DNA encoding:
- a CDS encoding IS30 family transposase, encoding MQKQDSTHRQKGQHLTSLERGKVAGFRQAGKSNRWIAAEIGVCPQTINNEIKRGTVDQVKKSNGKRVYHRQYLPEAAQARYETARLSCHRPDKFASVQVFLAWYVQRAKQDKWSPDASIGYAKRHKLFTPEELVCASTLYQYIDDQRLEIRNIDLLEKTKRKTSHQHHTKAKRLAGRSIEERPKVVERRRQFGHWEMDTIVGKRNGKESVILTLIERKTRCQLLRLIEGRDADSVSYALRGIKREWGACIKTITADNGPEFTALNTAFAGTETEIFYAHPYTSCDRGTNEAHNRMIRQDFPKGMSLDDISPSQVQATQDRLNQLPRKQQGYCTPQQNFEAEARRVRRMAQ